The stretch of DNA TTTTTTATTGATGACCGAAGATTTTATTGATTGTATTCTTACCGGCAGAAAGCCGGAATTAGTGTTGGCGGATGCTACCCAAGCCACCAGGGGAGCAAGCGCCTTTACGGATTCATTTAAGACAGGGGGCCTGGTAACCATAGCCTGACATCATTGGTGAATATAGTATTTGATGGCCGTTTGATAATCAGTATAGTGGATATATTTGTGATTTTCCATCCAAAATACGACCTCTTGCTGCTCATTCCCTTCCCGAGGCACATAGGGCCTGACGTTATCCAATTTTGAGCCCTGGGTAATGGCTTTGGTTTGCCAGGTCTGGCCATTGTCCTTGGTTTGCCATCTTTCAATTTCAAAAACACCATTGATTTGACGAGAGAGGTATACCACATTCGTATTAGCAGGATACAAGCACATGTTGCCAAAATAATGCACCTCTCGTTCTTCCTCCCCTGGGGGCGTCTGCGGAAACCATTTGCCCGCACTGCAAAGCTCCGTATTGACCCAATTTTCGCCGTCATATTTTGCGTACCAGTAGCGGTGATCGGTTTCGCTGGGGCTTTTAGTGTAGAGAATAACAGGATTCCCCTTCTCATCCTGGGCCACATCTGCAATCCAGGCCCGGCCCGAGGTCTCGTTTGATTGATAAATCAGGGTGGCATCTTTGGGTTCGAAGGGAATGCTTTGCATATCTGCGATTTTGCTTCCATCTGCCTTGTAAAAAGCCCCCGCTTCATAATAGGCATAATAGACCGAATTGGTTGGCTCTACCCTGGGGTGTCCATCCGTAAAAATGATATGTATTTTGGATATGCCGTCGGAGTAGTATTTGGCATAAGGTCGATTATTGGGATCAAAGGGATAGTTGGTAATCATTACTTTGCTAGTGGTCCAGGTTTTCCCATCATCATCCGACCACATCATGTTGGGTTTGTAACCAGTCCAACGGCCAAAGCAATACAAGCGGTTATTTTCCGCTTGCAGCCGATAGGGATTGGCGTAAGTGACGTGAACTTTGGGGAATTCCTCGAGTAAGGCCGAATCCAAGAGGGGAACCTTTACAGCCTCCCCAAAACTTGAAATATCCATCCCGGCTGAAGTCGTATTCATAAAAAAACCATCCTTACCTGAATGAGAAGTATACGTCGCTATCAAATGGCCATTAGCCGTTTTTACAAAAGCAGGGTTATCGTGATCATCCGATTGGAGTTTTGGATATAAAGTTTTTGTCACGATTGCTTTGGTTTGGGGGTTAAATGCGGCAGCTTCAATGGTTCCGTCTGCCTTCACCCAGCCCGTGATGATTTCCTGCCCATTATAAATGGCGCGTGGATCGGAAAACCAACACCAAGCACCATCATCTGTCAGGTATGCCGTTTCAGGCTTCGGTGCACTACAGCTGCTAACCCCAAAGCTGTAGAGAAAATATACTATAAAGCATGGCCAGGACGTTTTCTTGAACATATGTGAAAATATATTTACTAAAAATAACTATATTGCTTGAATTATTGGGGTTTTAGGAATGAGGCCTTAGGATAAAAGTTAACTAGTGCTTCTTTTTTTGGCAAAAACCCAGTATTCAGCACACACAAAATCTACAAATTTGGCATTACTTCCTAATTTTTTAACCCAAACTGCGGCGGAGGTCGTGGAATTGCAAGAAATATTTGATCTGGCTTATGAACAGGAACTCACACAAGCAATACCCTCCATAGCAGCCAGTACGGGGCTTGACACACTGCTCAACCAGGCGCTCTTTCCTAGCCGCCTATTTGTCAGTGAACAAGTGCTAAAATGCCATCTCCATATAGAAAAAGAACAAAGCTTTCACCTGGCCTTCGAGGTCAAAACTACCCCCCTCAGTTTTGAGCTGTTGATGGAGAAAAAATATACCGAGCAGCAAAGACTAAGTATTCATGTAACACAAATTCCCCTCGTAAATCACCCTTTTGCAAAATCATCTAAGACCTAAAATAATTTAAATTATGAATGGAGAAGTTAGTTCATTAATCAAAGATCTTTCTAGTGTATCTAGCATCGTAGGGTCCTTGGGGCTCAGTATTGCTGCTGCACAAAAGGCGTTCAACCTAGATTACCTGGAAAACCTGGAAAAGCTATTGGCCTCAGCCAAAAGTCTCCTCGGGCAAGAAAGCTTGGAAAACGACGCCAAATTACAAGAATTTAATGCCCTGATCACCAATATGATCATATCCTTGGCCCCTTCCAGGTACCAATTTACCGAAACAACGTTGACCGTCAAATTGGATTTAGCCCAAACGATGTCCAAGGGGACCCATGTTGGGCTGGGGATGAATGTAGGTGCCGTTGCGGTAAATGCCGCTATGACTTCCGCCTTCGGTTATGACTACAGAGCTGCTGCCGAGGTGAAAACCGTTTTGCATGCTATCCCGCCTGACATAGTTGCCTTGAAAGCCTTATTGGGACAAGCACGCGCTATTAGTAAAAAAGCGCTTGAATTGCCTAGTGCCGCAACTGTCGATGCGAATATTATCAAGACCTCTAGTCGAATTTTTGAAAAGGTAGTTGAAAAACCAGCTGCAGAGATCAAACCAACGAAACCTGCTCCTCCTGAAGTTTAATAATTATCGATTATGCCAAATGGTAACGACATTGATCCTATGGAGGAATTGGCGAATCAGATACTCGCTGAGTCGCTCAATCTGGTGAACTTAGCCAGGCCTTTTAAAAATAAATTTAACAGGCTAAGTCTGGATGAAAAGAAGGAATCCCTAGGTCAGCTTCAACAAAAATTAGCCCATATAGGGGATATGGTCAGGGTTTCTATTCAAGGAATGGAACGAGATGCCTCGCCCCCAGCAGAAGAACTGGTTAGAGCTATTGATTCCCGTACCCCCACCAATTCGAAGGACACTACTTTTGCCAAGTTTCTTTCTGACATCGGAGAATCCGTGATTAAATCGCAGGAACAGCTCGATCAACGATCGATCCAGTACTTACAAGGTATCCAAGACCGGCCTTATATTCCACCAACCATGTTTCGGATTCCCAGAATCACAGCGGAGTTGAAGGTGGCACTGGAGGAAAAGGAGGGGATGGGTTTAAATGTACTCCTGTTTTCTCGAAAGCGGGAGATGAGTGAACTCAACCAGCAATCTATTAATTTTGAAATTGCGGCGGTTCCTCCTTCACCGGAATTACTGCACATGTTGCAAGACCAGGTACCTCGTATAGATTTCCTTTTTGACCAGATGAAAAGGCAAGCTATTTTTGAGCTGGTAAAAGCGTTGAGTCCGCAGCAAACCAACACCAACCTTCAGACGCAACTGAAGGTCATGCTATCCAGTGAAAACCAGCATAAGGTGTTGATCTGGCCAGTTAAAGGTAACAATACCTTCCTCCTTCTTTTTGCTGCGGATGCAACGGGCAAAGACATAGGTGTCTGGTTTTTGGATGCAGATAAAAAGGAATTATCGGCCGTACTACGCCTAGACCTAACGCCCAAACCCAGTGAAAATCAAGCACCACTGCGCGAGTTTGTATTTGGACTTGGACAAGCCCAGGCAAAACTGCTGGGTGTGGGTTGAACGCTTTCTAATACCCGGGCACCCGTCTAAGCTTGGACAAAATGGGAAGTACGAAATGGGAAGTCGGAACCGCTACACCTGGGAACGCCTAGAAACATTCCCCTTTCCTTCTGCCTTCCTATCCTCATCCAGCCTTAGAAGGGGCGTCTAATACCTTTGATAATGGTTGAAGCAGATCTCTTTCTCGAAAAATTACCAGCACAACTATCTGCTTCCGTGGAGGTAATCCCGGGACTGAATAGGTCGCTTTTGTTAAATGGATTAAATCGGTTAATTGAGCCCAACAATGGCCTTCGGGAACAATTCGTGCTTCGGCAATATCAATTGGCGATTCGTTTTGGGATCAACAAAAGTAAAACGGGGCAACTCTCGTTTTTTTTCAAGCGGAAAAAACGCAAAGAAGAGGTGGTCATGGATGTAAAGGTGAGCTTGGCCATTCAAGCTGTTCCTGAAATGCTCAGTTTGATGGAACAAGAGGTTATGCCCTTTTATTTTTACTGGAAAGTTCCGCCTTTCCTACTTTTGGACGCAGCGGAGCGCCAGGCAATAATTGACGCATTACCAGGGCCAGGTCCCAAACATCCGCTTGTCCTCACCGACAATGGAGGACAATTTCTCTTAATTGATTTCGAAAATAGTCATACAGCGCCTAAAAAAAGCCTTTGGTTTAACAGCAAGGCCATTATGGCTGCGGGAAATGGACTTTGGGATGCGGAACCATTTTTTGTTATTTATCGAAGTATCAGAGAATGGTTGGCGGGACTATGGCAGGAGGATACCATGGTCGCCCTGAACTTAAGCAATGACAAAGACATTAGCCAGGTCATTCGAACCATAACCCTGGGCTTTACGTCCAGTCGAAAATCCTTGCTCAGACAAGGTCAGGATATGCCAGCAGACCATTGGTTGTGGAATGCGATCCCGCTGTACGATATAAAAAACTATCATTGTGATGCCCTTTTGCGGTTAGATGAGGAAGGAGATTTGGCCTTAGTTGATAGTCCTCGTTCTTTTCAATTGGGCTTAGTCATGGAACTCAACGAAATAGATCGCCACTATGAAGCTATAATTGGGATGCAGCTGCCGGACTTCTTGATTAAAGGCGAATTATATGAGGCTTTTTGGGGGATTTTTTTAGACTATGACGAATCACCTAAGATCAGAAAAGAGTTGTCTGAGAAGGCCAATAAAAAAGGCTATAACCTTTCCGAGGAGGCCATTTTCGACCTATTGCAACAAGCGCGCGATGGCCAGGGCAGTGTTTTCAGAATTGACCGCCAGAAAAATACAGATGTCAATGTTTTCATTATTTCCGGCACTTTTAAAGAAGAAGACATCCATTTAGTTTTTAGTGGCCAATTTGAAGTAGAAAATGTGCATCCTCCCGATGTGGTTTTTAAGGGAAAACAGAGCCTTGAAGTTCACTACTGGCCTGAGCAAAACCAGATCGATCAGCCTCTTGTGAACTACTTTTTGCGTATTGTGAAATACTTTAAACGCTGGGAAGACTTATTGCAATGATTCGACTACAAACCTTTCAGCAGGCTATTCAAAAAAGCATTTACCAAGGCTGGCGTTGGCTACTCAAGCACGCCAAGGCCCCGCTGTTGCTGAGCCGAAAGGCCGTTCGGCACACCTTTCGTGGTCGGCTAGGGCTTAACACCGCCTATGTTATTCATGCTAGTCCTAGCCCATCTCCTAGCGTTGAAATGGATCATAATATCCGAGCATTAGTGCAACAAACCGAACAACGATTTCAAGAAGGGCACTTTTTCGAGTGCATTGGTCAGCAAGTGGATTTGGGGCCTGCGGTCATTACTAGTCGCTTAAAACAAGGGCTAGGCGATGAGCAGGTGGATCACATTATTGCGATTTATCCGCAAATAGATTAATTTCACTTTTGCTAAAACGTAGATTGGTTGATTATTTTACCGCCATCAACCGTTAGTATCTGCCCCGTCATCATTTTAGCTTTTTCTATCAAAAAAACAATGCTGTCGGCAATGTCTTCGGGTAAAGCCGTTTGTCGCAACAGGGTTCCTTTTTCAATCACTTCTTTCACCGCTTCGTATTTGTCGCCCAAAAATTCTTGGGTCCACCTCCCCTGAATAAAGCCGGGGCACACGGCATTGACCCGAACGCGAGGCGCCAGCGCATGTGCCAAGGAAAGGGTCATAGTAGAAAGTGCTCCTTTGGAGGCGGCATAGGCAATAGAGCTGCCTACCCCTGAGATAGCACTGACCGAAGACGTATTAACGATCACGCCATCCAAGGATGCTTTCAAATGAGGAACAGCAGCTCGCGTCATTTGGTAAGCCCCTACCACATTGATTTCATATAGGTTCAAAAAATCTGCTTTCGTCAATCCCTCTAAGTCCGAATATTGGCAAAATTTAGTAGTGCCCGCATTGTTCACCAAAGCATCTAGCCTACCCCATTTTTCGATGGTTTGGATGACCATTGATCGGCAGTTATCGTCATTGGCTACATCTGCCTGGCAAATTAAGACTTCCGCCCCCAACTGCTGGCATTCCTTCGCCGTTTTTTCAGCTTCGGCCTTACTCTTTGCATAGTTGATGACGACATTCCAGCCGTTCTCGGCCAATTGCTTGCAAGTGGCGGCGCCCACCCCCGTGGCCGACCCAGTT from Saprospiraceae bacterium encodes:
- a CDS encoding BNR-4 repeat-containing protein, translating into MFKKTSWPCFIVYFLYSFGVSSCSAPKPETAYLTDDGAWCWFSDPRAIYNGQEIITGWVKADGTIEAAAFNPQTKAIVTKTLYPKLQSDDHDNPAFVKTANGHLIATYTSHSGKDGFFMNTTSAGMDISSFGEAVKVPLLDSALLEEFPKVHVTYANPYRLQAENNRLYCFGRWTGYKPNMMWSDDDGKTWTTSKVMITNYPFDPNNRPYAKYYSDGISKIHIIFTDGHPRVEPTNSVYYAYYEAGAFYKADGSKIADMQSIPFEPKDATLIYQSNETSGRAWIADVAQDEKGNPVILYTKSPSETDHRYWYAKYDGENWVNTELCSAGKWFPQTPPGEEEREVHYFGNMCLYPANTNVVYLSRQINGVFEIERWQTKDNGQTWQTKAITQGSKLDNVRPYVPREGNEQQEVVFWMENHKYIHYTDYQTAIKYYIHQ
- a CDS encoding SDR family oxidoreductase → MKNQRKVALVTGSATGVGAATCKQLAENGWNVVINYAKSKAEAEKTAKECQQLGAEVLICQADVANDDNCRSMVIQTIEKWGRLDALVNNAGTTKFCQYSDLEGLTKADFLNLYEINVVGAYQMTRAAVPHLKASLDGVIVNTSSVSAISGVGSSIAYAASKGALSTMTLSLAHALAPRVRVNAVCPGFIQGRWTQEFLGDKYEAVKEVIEKGTLLRQTALPEDIADSIVFLIEKAKMMTGQILTVDGGKIINQSTF